A stretch of Streptococcus chenjunshii DNA encodes these proteins:
- a CDS encoding metal-sulfur cluster assembly factor produces the protein MAEKKYTEEEVVGIKDRILEALEMVIDPELGIDIVNLGLIYEIRFADSGYTEIDMTLTTMGCPLADLLTDQIYDVMRDIPEVTETKVNLVWTPAWNIEKMSRYARIALGIR, from the coding sequence ATGGCTGAAAAAAAATATACAGAAGAAGAGGTTGTCGGAATTAAGGACCGGATTCTTGAAGCACTTGAGATGGTGATTGATCCTGAGTTAGGAATTGATATCGTCAATCTCGGCTTGATTTATGAAATCCGTTTTGCAGACAGCGGCTATACAGAAATTGACATGACGCTGACAACTATGGGATGTCCTTTGGCTGATCTTTTAACGGATCAGATTTATGATGTCATGAGAGACATTCCGGAAGTTACTGAGACAAAAGTGAACTTGGTCTGGACACCGGCTTGGAATATTGAAAAGATGAGCCGCTATGCCAGAATTGCACTCGGTATCCGCTGA
- the rpoD gene encoding RNA polymerase sigma factor RpoD — protein sequence MAKEKEITTFNVQVAEFIRNHKKAGTAVDDEVTEKLVIPFALDADQIDDLLERLTDGGISITDKEGNPSAKYIIEEPKPEELTDEELLGSNSAKVNDPVRMYLKEIGVVPLLSSEEETELAVAVANGDLEAKQRLAEANLRLVVSIAKRYVGRGMQFLDLIQEGNMGLMKAVDKFDHSKGFKFSTYATWWIRQAITRAIADQARTIRIPVHMVETINKLVREQRNLLQELGQDPTPEQIAERMDMTPDKVREILKIAQEPVSLETPIGEEDDSHLGDFIEDEVIENPIDYTTRVVLREQLDEVLDTLTDREENVLRLRFGLDDGKMRTLEDVGKVFNVTRERIRQIEAKALRKLRHPSRSKQLRDFIED from the coding sequence ATGGCCAAAGAAAAAGAGATTACAACATTTAATGTTCAAGTTGCTGAGTTTATTCGCAATCATAAAAAAGCAGGGACAGCAGTTGATGATGAGGTGACAGAAAAGCTGGTTATCCCTTTTGCACTTGATGCGGACCAGATTGATGATCTCCTTGAAAGGTTAACTGACGGCGGTATTTCAATAACTGATAAAGAAGGAAATCCTTCGGCAAAATATATTATTGAAGAACCGAAGCCGGAAGAACTCACTGATGAAGAACTGCTTGGCAGCAACTCTGCTAAAGTTAATGATCCTGTCCGTATGTATCTCAAGGAAATCGGTGTGGTTCCTCTGCTGAGCAGCGAGGAAGAGACTGAACTGGCTGTAGCGGTTGCCAACGGTGATTTAGAAGCTAAGCAGCGCTTAGCCGAAGCCAACCTGCGTCTGGTTGTCTCTATTGCTAAACGTTATGTTGGCCGGGGCATGCAGTTTCTCGATTTGATTCAGGAAGGCAATATGGGCTTAATGAAAGCTGTTGACAAATTTGACCATTCTAAGGGTTTTAAGTTTTCAACTTATGCTACATGGTGGATTCGTCAAGCTATTACACGGGCTATTGCAGATCAGGCACGGACCATCCGGATTCCGGTTCATATGGTAGAAACAATCAATAAATTGGTTCGGGAGCAGCGCAACCTTCTTCAGGAACTTGGTCAGGATCCTACTCCAGAGCAGATTGCTGAACGTATGGATATGACACCGGACAAGGTCCGGGAAATTCTCAAGATCGCACAGGAGCCAGTTTCACTGGAGACACCGATTGGAGAAGAAGATGACAGCCATCTTGGTGATTTTATTGAGGATGAAGTGATTGAAAATCCTATTGATTATACAACACGGGTCGTTCTGCGCGAACAGCTGGACGAAGTTTTAGATACTCTGACCGACCGTGAAGAAAACGTTCTGCGCCTGCGCTTTGGTTTAGATGATGGGAAAATGCGCACACTTGAAGATGTTGGCAAGGTCTTCAATGTAACACGTGAACGTATTCGCCAAATTGAAGCTAAGGCTTTGCGCAAATTGCGCCACCCAAGCCGCAGCAAACAGCTGCGTGACTTTATTGAAGATTGA
- the dnaG gene encoding DNA primase, with protein MIAEIKNSVNIVEVIGEAVSLSKAGRNYLGLCPFHKEKTPSFNVIEDRQFFHCFGCGKSGDVFKFIEEYRQVSFLESVKIIAERSGITLQLETPSLKTKQVHPHQNLFDIHQDAAKFYHAVLMTTRIGQSARDYLYQRGLTDDMITYFNIGLAPDESDYLYQSLKANYPEETIADSGLFNIAEQTGTVYDAFRNRIMFPLTDDQGRTVAFSGRIWTEQADSDRQEAKYKNSRSTLIFNKSYELYHLDKAKAVISKQHEVYVMEGFMDVIAAYRAGTANAVASMGTALTAEHISHLKKFTKKVILTYDGDRAGQNAIAKALELLKDLSVEIVRIPNQMDPDEFSQQNSPEELQNLLVNSRISSAEFLIQHLKPENTDNLQSEIAYVEQIAKIIAQTPSITAQNTYINIVADLLPDFDYLQIEQAVNSERLAERSQLRQNQTSQTPVQTVNLPLSKRLTALVKTESQLLHRLLHHDYLLSEYRNKEEFSFETEELEALYQIVKKQGEITDLDLAQMTDHLRQVYYQMLEENLPDDIAPGEIADLENKRARLLKEQELQRQSKRIRESSNHGDVDDALKALENLIAQKRQME; from the coding sequence ATGATTGCCGAAATCAAAAACAGTGTTAACATTGTAGAAGTGATTGGAGAAGCTGTCAGTCTGTCTAAGGCTGGCCGCAATTATTTAGGCCTCTGCCCCTTTCATAAAGAAAAGACACCCTCTTTTAATGTGATTGAAGACCGTCAGTTTTTCCACTGTTTTGGCTGCGGAAAATCCGGAGACGTTTTTAAATTCATTGAAGAATACCGACAGGTCAGTTTTTTAGAGAGTGTCAAAATCATAGCCGAACGCAGCGGTATAACGCTGCAGCTTGAGACACCGTCTCTTAAAACCAAGCAGGTTCATCCCCATCAAAACCTTTTTGATATTCATCAAGATGCTGCCAAATTTTATCATGCTGTTTTGATGACAACAAGAATCGGTCAGTCAGCTCGTGATTACCTTTATCAAAGAGGGTTGACAGATGATATGATCACTTATTTTAATATTGGGCTGGCTCCTGATGAAAGCGATTATCTCTATCAGTCTCTAAAGGCTAACTATCCGGAAGAAACGATTGCTGATTCCGGTTTGTTCAATATCGCAGAACAAACCGGAACGGTTTATGATGCCTTTAGAAACCGGATTATGTTCCCCTTGACTGACGATCAGGGGCGTACGGTTGCCTTTTCCGGAAGGATTTGGACTGAGCAGGCAGACAGTGACAGGCAAGAAGCTAAATATAAAAATTCCCGTTCAACACTTATTTTTAATAAATCTTATGAGCTTTACCATCTGGATAAAGCTAAGGCTGTTATCAGTAAACAGCATGAAGTGTATGTAATGGAAGGCTTTATGGATGTGATAGCAGCTTACCGCGCAGGAACAGCAAATGCTGTCGCTTCAATGGGGACTGCTTTGACAGCTGAGCATATCAGCCATTTAAAGAAATTCACCAAAAAAGTGATATTGACTTATGACGGGGATCGGGCCGGACAGAATGCTATAGCTAAGGCTTTGGAGCTTTTGAAAGATTTGTCTGTCGAAATTGTCCGTATTCCTAATCAAATGGATCCGGATGAATTCAGTCAGCAAAATTCTCCGGAAGAGCTGCAGAATCTGCTGGTGAACTCTCGAATCAGCAGTGCAGAGTTTCTGATACAGCATCTAAAGCCGGAAAATACAGATAATTTACAGTCTGAAATTGCTTATGTAGAGCAAATTGCCAAAATTATTGCTCAGACGCCATCAATCACAGCGCAAAATACCTATATCAATATAGTAGCCGATTTGCTGCCGGATTTTGATTACTTGCAGATAGAACAGGCTGTAAACAGCGAGAGATTGGCGGAGCGCTCTCAGCTAAGGCAGAATCAGACTAGTCAGACGCCGGTTCAAACTGTTAATTTGCCGCTGTCAAAGCGGCTCACGGCGCTTGTCAAAACAGAGAGTCAGCTCTTGCACCGTCTTCTTCATCACGACTATTTGTTAAGTGAGTACAGAAATAAGGAGGAGTTTTCTTTTGAAACTGAGGAACTTGAAGCTTTATACCAAATTGTCAAGAAACAGGGGGAAATTACTGATTTAGACTTAGCTCAGATGACGGATCATCTCAGGCAGGTTTATTATCAAATGCTGGAGGAAAATTTACCGGATGATATTGCCCCAGGCGAGATAGCAGATTTAGAAAATAAGCGGGCCCGTTTACTGAAAGAGCAGGAACTGCAGCGGCAGAGTAAACGGATTCGTGAATCCAGTAATCACGGTGATGTTGATGATGCTTTGAAAGCACTGGAAAATTTAATTGCTCAGAAAAGACAAATGGAATAG
- the mscL gene encoding large conductance mechanosensitive channel protein MscL produces MIKELKEFLFRGNVVDLAVAVVMGAAFNAIITSLVGDIITPLILNPLVEAAGVENLTGLSWHGIAYGSFLSAVINFLIVGTTLFFVVKAANKATALSKKQAEEEEAEAGPTQEELLADIRDLLAEKK; encoded by the coding sequence ATGATTAAAGAACTTAAAGAATTTTTATTTCGGGGAAATGTTGTTGATTTAGCTGTTGCCGTTGTTATGGGTGCTGCTTTTAATGCCATTATCACTTCACTTGTTGGTGATATCATCACTCCCCTTATCCTTAACCCGCTCGTTGAAGCCGCTGGCGTTGAAAATTTAACCGGTCTTTCATGGCATGGTATCGCTTATGGCAGCTTTTTGAGCGCTGTTATTAACTTCCTTATCGTCGGTACGACTCTTTTCTTTGTCGTTAAAGCGGCTAATAAAGCAACAGCTCTCAGCAAAAAACAAGCTGAAGAGGAAGAAGCTGAAGCTGGGCCAACACAAGAAGAACTGCTCGCAGATATCCGTGACCTGCTTGCTGAAAAAAAATAG
- the rpsU gene encoding 30S ribosomal protein S21, with protein MSKTVVRKNESLDDALRRFKRSVTKAGTLQESRKREFYEKPSVKRKRKSEAARKRKKF; from the coding sequence ATGTCAAAGACAGTAGTACGTAAAAACGAATCACTTGACGACGCTCTTCGTCGCTTCAAACGTTCTGTGACTAAAGCTGGTACTCTTCAAGAATCACGCAAACGTGAATTCTATGAAAAGCCTTCTGTAAAACGCAAACGCAAATCAGAAGCAGCTCGTAAACGTAAAAAATTCTAA
- a CDS encoding IS30 family transposase, protein MQDHYTPTGKHLTIADRRLIERWKQEGKSNREIAGLLGKAPQTINNEMKRGLVLQQVRKGKFEKLYRADRAQEVYEINRKNSRKAVSLTKKVKETIVHYIKLKWSPEMISKRKVNVPQSTIYYWMDKGYLGLTKADRLYPRKGKSPKKTASPNFMPVGKSIEERPEAITQRLEAGHYEIDTVVQTRAKAPCFLTLTDRKTRYEIIRYLPSKTAQAVNEALSSILQEYQITSITADNGAEFARLSEIFSEEKIYYAHPYCSWERGSNENHNRLIRRFLPKGKTRATRKLATQIEWWINNYPKRILNYKTPREIVFSG, encoded by the coding sequence ATGCAAGACCATTATACACCAACAGGCAAGCACTTGACAATAGCTGATCGCCGCTTGATTGAACGCTGGAAGCAAGAAGGGAAATCTAATCGTGAGATTGCAGGTCTCTTAGGCAAAGCTCCTCAAACGATAAACAACGAGATGAAACGTGGACTGGTCCTCCAACAGGTGCGTAAGGGGAAGTTTGAGAAGCTTTATAGGGCGGATAGAGCTCAGGAAGTGTATGAGATTAATCGAAAAAATAGCCGTAAAGCTGTTAGTCTCACGAAGAAAGTCAAGGAAACCATTGTCCACTACATCAAGCTGAAGTGGTCACCTGAGATGATTTCAAAACGTAAAGTCAACGTCCCACAATCCACCATATACTACTGGATGGACAAGGGGTACCTGGGGCTGACTAAGGCAGATAGGCTGTATCCAAGAAAAGGCAAATCCCCTAAGAAAACAGCCAGTCCTAATTTCATGCCTGTTGGAAAGTCGATTGAGGAGCGGCCTGAAGCGATCACTCAACGACTGGAGGCTGGGCATTATGAGATTGATACGGTTGTTCAGACACGGGCTAAAGCGCCTTGCTTTCTGACATTAACAGATCGAAAAACCAGGTATGAAATCATTCGTTACTTGCCCAGTAAGACAGCACAAGCCGTTAACGAAGCCTTGTCGAGCATTTTACAGGAATATCAGATCACGTCAATCACAGCTGATAATGGGGCAGAATTTGCTAGACTAAGCGAGATTTTTAGTGAAGAGAAGATCTACTATGCTCACCCTTATTGCTCTTGGGAAAGAGGCTCTAATGAGAATCACAACCGTCTTATTCGACGTTTCCTACCCAAGGGAAAAACAAGAGCGACCAGAAAACTGGCCACTCAGATTGAATGGTGGATAAACAATTATCCCAAACGAATATTAAACTACAAGACACCTAGAGAAATTGTATTCAGTGGCTAA
- a CDS encoding MarR family winged helix-turn-helix transcriptional regulator, translating to MPSIAKQFAELYDKALIRFQNSSLRSTDFPDLSANEEHYIDLLYDLGKTTLTAFSRKAKISKPAATRIIHSFLDKGYLSKTPSQTDKRVSYLELNAELQEHCRKNLELADTIFLDMLSVLDEKERKQLAYLINKVNKEFR from the coding sequence ATGCCATCTATTGCCAAACAGTTTGCAGAGCTTTATGACAAAGCCTTGATTCGTTTTCAAAACAGCAGCCTGCGCAGTACAGATTTTCCGGATTTATCAGCTAATGAAGAGCACTATATTGATCTTTTATATGACTTAGGAAAGACAACTCTGACTGCCTTTTCACGGAAAGCTAAAATTTCTAAACCTGCTGCAACACGGATCATCCACAGCTTTTTGGACAAAGGCTATTTAAGTAAAACACCTTCGCAAACTGATAAACGAGTGTCTTACTTAGAGCTTAATGCAGAACTGCAGGAACACTGCCGCAAAAACCTTGAACTGGCAGACACTATTTTTCTGGATATGCTGTCAGTACTGGATGAGAAAGAGCGCAAGCAGCTTGCTTATCTTATCAATAAAGTTAACAAGGAATTTAGGTAA
- a CDS encoding cation transporter, translating to MEQKKIEQKALRIGIIINILMGLTGLIVYRITMLEALFIDSYYTIIALLSGLLAIFISKNSSKKNSRFPNGFFILEPVYALAKSVLSLVLLISSTAAVSIRAYYYFTKGKGEILNVAPIIPYALIMICLCLGLSYYYRKQNRKIGGASTMLLSESKNAFVDGMISAGVGAAAFFVLLIDVESPLGFLKYTGDFFITVTLVLFVIKEPLSIIRGSSFEIAGGTVKGSEAARQIESCIQSHFKTAGLIQNCHIYKVGMSFQVYLRLGREAGILNMEELSAKKEMVLNDLKQSYEYISLDYIC from the coding sequence ATGGAACAGAAAAAAATTGAACAAAAAGCGTTAAGGATTGGTATTATTATCAATATCCTAATGGGACTGACAGGATTAATTGTCTACCGTATAACGATGCTTGAAGCACTCTTTATTGATTCTTACTATACCATTATCGCTCTTTTATCTGGATTACTCGCTATTTTCATCTCTAAAAACAGTTCTAAAAAAAACAGCCGGTTCCCAAATGGTTTCTTTATTTTAGAGCCGGTCTATGCTCTGGCAAAATCCGTACTGTCCCTAGTTTTACTGATATCATCGACGGCGGCTGTTTCCATAAGAGCCTACTATTATTTCACAAAAGGAAAAGGTGAAATTTTAAATGTAGCTCCTATCATCCCTTATGCTTTAATAATGATTTGTCTTTGTTTAGGATTATCTTATTATTATAGAAAACAGAATCGGAAAATCGGCGGTGCCAGCACGATGCTTTTATCTGAAAGTAAAAACGCCTTTGTCGACGGTATGATTTCAGCAGGTGTGGGGGCGGCCGCATTTTTTGTTTTACTGATCGATGTCGAGTCTCCCCTTGGTTTTCTTAAATACACAGGAGATTTTTTCATCACAGTCACTCTTGTTCTCTTTGTTATCAAAGAACCTCTATCTATCATTCGGGGCTCCAGTTTTGAGATTGCCGGAGGTACTGTGAAAGGCAGCGAGGCTGCAAGGCAAATCGAATCCTGTATTCAATCGCATTTTAAGACAGCCGGTTTGATTCAAAACTGTCATATCTATAAAGTCGGCATGTCTTTTCAAGTCTACTTGAGGCTGGGCAGAGAAGCAGGTATTCTCAATATGGAAGAACTTTCTGCTAAAAAAGAAATGGTTTTAAACGATTTAAAACAAAGCTATGAATATATCAGTTTAGATTATATCTGCTGA
- a CDS encoding transporter substrate-binding domain-containing protein, with product MKLRKIVLGAAALFAGLFLTACASSSNESLQEKIEDKGKLVVAISPDYAPFEFKALIDGKDTIVGADVELAQAIADELGVELELSSMSFDNVLSSLQNGKADLAISGLSYTKERAEVYDFSEPYYETENAVLIKADDIDTYTSADSLSGQKVAVQKGTIEERLVKDQLSDANIVPLTAMGEAINELKSGQVQAVDLEKPVAEGYLSQNPDLALASFALETDEGDAKAVAMPKDSGELLKTVNKVIKQLKKEDKYKDFITEAAKLTGDAVE from the coding sequence ATGAAATTGAGAAAAATAGTTTTAGGGGCTGCTGCCCTGTTCGCCGGCCTTTTTTTAACGGCTTGTGCTTCATCTTCTAATGAAAGTCTTCAGGAAAAAATTGAGGATAAGGGAAAATTAGTCGTAGCTATCAGTCCGGATTACGCGCCATTTGAGTTTAAAGCTCTGATTGACGGTAAGGACACAATAGTAGGTGCTGACGTCGAACTGGCACAGGCTATTGCCGATGAACTTGGCGTGGAATTAGAACTGTCGTCAATGAGTTTTGATAATGTGCTTTCCAGTTTGCAGAATGGGAAAGCTGATTTGGCTATTTCCGGACTTTCTTACACTAAAGAACGTGCTGAAGTGTATGACTTTTCCGAACCTTACTATGAAACGGAAAATGCCGTTCTGATCAAAGCTGATGATATAGATACTTATACATCCGCTGACAGTCTGTCCGGTCAAAAAGTAGCTGTGCAAAAAGGAACTATTGAGGAAAGACTGGTTAAAGACCAGCTGTCGGATGCTAACATCGTTCCGCTGACAGCTATGGGTGAAGCTATTAATGAATTAAAATCAGGGCAGGTTCAGGCAGTTGACTTAGAAAAACCAGTTGCAGAAGGCTATTTATCGCAAAATCCGGATTTAGCTCTAGCTTCTTTTGCTCTTGAAACAGATGAAGGAGATGCTAAAGCTGTTGCCATGCCAAAAGATAGCGGGGAGCTGCTCAAGACCGTTAACAAGGTCATTAAACAACTAAAAAAAGAAGATAAATATAAAGACTTCATTACTGAAGCAGCTAAATTAACAGGCGACGCCGTCGAATAA
- a CDS encoding aminotransferase, with amino-acid sequence MKLPRFGVEEWLNRYEKEAQYDIAGVSIASLSLTELFQLTATDSAVFFKDLTDRPQDYGWIEGSSSFKKAAACLYQNLKPDNIIQTNGATGANWLVLYAMIEPGDHVISLYPTYQQLYDIPRSLGAEVEFWHIKEEAGWLPDLDDLRRMVRSDTKMICLNNANNPTGAVMDADYLKELVSIAQSCGAYILSDEVYQSFGEQNFPAVADLYDKGISVNSLSKTYSLPGIRVGWVAAGEELIERLKTYRDYTMISVGVFADMVATLALENRQQILERNRRIVRTNLQLLKDWIRHEEKASLIPPDTVSTSFVRLDITQPVEEFCLELLKHYGVLVVPGSRFDREGHIRIGYCCQPETLKEGLKRLSLCLSAAN; translated from the coding sequence ATGAAATTACCTCGTTTTGGAGTGGAAGAATGGCTTAACAGATATGAAAAGGAGGCGCAGTACGATATTGCTGGTGTTTCTATTGCCTCCCTCAGCCTAACTGAATTGTTTCAGTTAACAGCAACCGATTCAGCAGTTTTTTTTAAGGATTTGACAGACAGGCCTCAGGATTACGGCTGGATTGAAGGATCATCGAGCTTTAAAAAAGCAGCTGCATGTTTATATCAGAATCTAAAACCGGATAATATTATACAGACCAATGGAGCTACTGGTGCTAACTGGCTTGTTTTGTATGCAATGATTGAACCGGGCGATCATGTGATTTCTCTTTACCCTACTTATCAGCAGCTCTATGATATTCCCAGATCACTGGGGGCAGAAGTGGAATTCTGGCATATTAAAGAGGAGGCCGGCTGGCTGCCCGATTTGGATGATTTGCGGCGAATGGTTCGGTCCGATACAAAAATGATTTGCCTCAATAATGCTAATAATCCAACTGGAGCAGTCATGGATGCCGACTACCTTAAAGAGCTGGTTAGCATCGCCCAATCATGCGGTGCGTATATTTTATCTGACGAGGTATATCAGTCATTTGGGGAACAGAATTTTCCAGCTGTTGCTGATTTGTATGATAAGGGGATTTCAGTCAACAGTCTTTCTAAGACTTATTCCTTGCCCGGTATCCGTGTCGGCTGGGTAGCAGCAGGAGAGGAACTGATTGAGCGGCTGAAAACTTATCGTGATTACACTATGATTTCCGTCGGCGTTTTTGCTGATATGGTGGCTACTTTGGCCCTAGAAAATCGGCAGCAGATACTGGAGCGCAATCGACGAATTGTCAGAACAAATTTACAGCTTTTAAAAGACTGGATCAGACACGAAGAAAAAGCCAGTCTCATCCCGCCTGATACAGTGTCAACCTCCTTTGTCAGACTGGATATCACGCAGCCTGTGGAAGAGTTTTGTCTGGAGCTGTTAAAACATTACGGGGTATTGGTGGTCCCTGGGAGTCGCTTTGACCGTGAAGGACATATCCGTATAGGCTACTGCTGCCAGCCGGAGACTTTAAAAGAAGGTCTGAAAAGGCTGTCTCTCTGCTTATCGGCGGCAAACTAG
- a CDS encoding transporter substrate-binding domain-containing protein — translation MKVKKVLQGFVLLAAGLVLTACGSGGKEDTSVKDIQAKGTLVVAMNPEFAPFEFKTLVDGKDTIVGADVEIAEAIGEELGVKVKFSSMSFNNVLASLQSGKADIAISGISATKERRKVYDFSETYYESVNVVIVRKADLDKYKDTAAFSGLSVATQKGSIQESVAQEQLSDANIVSLTQNGEMINELKNSQVDGVVLEKPIAEGYVAKNDDLAIADISLKSGDSDAYAVAMPKDSAALKEKVDKVITELKESGKIDQFVQEAYELSVSEKE, via the coding sequence ATGAAAGTAAAAAAAGTTTTGCAGGGATTTGTCCTTTTAGCGGCAGGACTTGTTTTAACAGCCTGCGGTTCGGGCGGTAAAGAGGATACTTCTGTCAAAGACATTCAGGCTAAAGGGACACTGGTTGTTGCTATGAATCCTGAGTTTGCTCCTTTTGAATTTAAAACTCTCGTGGACGGTAAAGATACAATTGTCGGTGCTGATGTTGAGATTGCAGAGGCTATTGGCGAGGAGCTCGGTGTTAAGGTGAAATTCTCGTCAATGTCTTTCAATAACGTTTTGGCCAGTCTTCAGTCCGGTAAGGCTGATATTGCTATTTCGGGGATATCAGCTACGAAAGAACGGCGTAAAGTTTATGATTTTTCTGAAACTTACTATGAGTCTGTTAATGTCGTGATTGTCAGAAAGGCTGATTTGGATAAGTACAAGGATACAGCAGCTTTTTCCGGACTTTCGGTTGCAACGCAAAAGGGTTCTATTCAGGAATCAGTAGCTCAGGAGCAGCTGTCTGATGCTAATATTGTCTCTCTGACGCAAAACGGCGAAATGATTAATGAATTGAAGAATTCTCAAGTTGACGGTGTTGTTCTTGAGAAACCGATTGCTGAAGGCTATGTTGCGAAAAATGACGATTTAGCTATCGCTGATATCAGCTTAAAATCTGGAGACTCAGATGCTTATGCTGTGGCTATGCCAAAAGACAGTGCAGCCTTAAAGGAAAAGGTTGATAAAGTTATTACGGAACTAAAAGAGTCCGGTAAGATTGATCAGTTTGTTCAGGAAGCCTATGAACTCTCCGTTTCCGAAAAAGAATAG